The Culex quinquefasciatus strain JHB chromosome 2, VPISU_Cqui_1.0_pri_paternal, whole genome shotgun sequence genome contains the following window.
TGATGCAGCAACTGTCGAGAACGCGATTCTTGCCATCCCATGGAGTGACTTCTTTGCAAGCAACGAACCGGATCTACTGGTCAACTTCTTCAACGAACAGGTGAAGCAGGTGCACGATGCGTGTATACCGCTCCGGACAAAGAGAGGCAGTAAAGTATCAAACGCTTGGTTTACAAATGAGGTTCGGACATCGATGTTGGAGCGTGACTTAGCTTATGGCGACTGGAGGAGAGCGCCGAGAGCCTTCAAGGACGAAGCACGCCGCCGTTACAACACGCTGAGGAACAGAACAAACGCGATAGTATCGGCTGCAAAAGCGCAATTCCTTAATCGACACCTGGACAACCGTACACCGTCGAAAATCCTATGGAATCGCCTCAAAAGCATAGGGGTGGGGAAGGAGCGCACATCACCCACGTGTGACTTTCACCCGGACGCTGTAAACCAAACCTTCCTGTCAAGCTACATCGCTGGTGAACCCGTGCGCAGGAGAACAGGACCTGATAATCCGTACAGTTTTGCTTTCCGACCTGTGCAGCAATGGGAAGTGGTGAATGCTGTGTGGGATATTAGTTCTAACGCTACTGGGCTTGACGGACTGCCGATTGCCTTCGTCAAGATCATCCTGCCACTGACCATACAGCAAGTCACACACATCTTCAACAGCATCATCGAGACTTCTACGTTCCCAGTATGCTGGAAGCATGCAAAAATCTTGCCATTACGGAAAAAGCCTCATCTGAACGCGTTGACCAACCTCAGACCGATTAGCATCCTGTGCGCACTGTCGAAGGCTTTCGAAAAGCTGATGGAACGTCAGATGTCAACGTTCATCGCTGAAAACAACCTCCTTACGGATCATCAAGCCGGATTTCGGAAAGGTCAAAGCATACAAACTGCTGCTGTACGGGTCTACGACGAATTAGCGAAGACGGTGGACAACAGAGGGTCTGCTGTTCTGCTGCTACTCGACTTTTCAAAAGCGTTTGACACGATTCCACATCGCAAGCTGTGTGCCAAACTGGAAGTACAGTTCAACTTCTCTGTTTCTGCGGTCAACCTGGTCAAATCGTACTTGGAAAACCGAACACAGACTGTTTTCTGCGGTGATCAACAGTCTGAAACTGGAGTAGCCACTTCTGGAGTTCCACAAGGATCAGTGTGGGGCCCGCTGTTGTTTTGTTGCCACGTCAATGATCTGCCGACGGCCCTCAAGTTCTGTTCAATCCAGATGTATGCAGATGACGTTCAGCTGTACATTGGTCGTCCTGGGCCCTGCTCCCGTGAAATCATACGCATGATGAACGAAGATCTCGCAAGCATAGTGGAATGGTCGCGTCGAAACCAACTGTATGTCAATCAAGCAAAAAGCAACGCGCTGTTCGTGACTGGTCGCCGTAGAGCAGCTGTTCAAGCCAACATGCTGCCACCTGTGGTAATGGATGGGCAGGTAATCAAGTGGACTGAAAGTGCGAGGAATCTCGGCTTCATCTTTCGGGCTGATCTGCAGTGGGACGACCTGATTAAGCAGCAGTGCGGAAAAATTTATGCTAGTCTCCGCACGCTCTACAGTTGTGCTGCTGGTGCCCCGGTTGGGACTCGCCTAAAACTGTTTAAATCGCTGATCCTCCCCCATTTTCTGTTTGGCGAAATCCTACACGTCAATCCGAGTGCAAGTGCCATGGACAGACTACGGATATCGCTGAACTGCTGTGTCCGGTTTGTATACGGATTAAACCGTTACGACCACGTAAGTCATCTGCAAGCAAATCTCCTGGGATGCCCGCTGGACCACCTCTACGCCCATCGCTCCTGCATCTTCCTACACAAGCTGATCAACACGCACTCTCCACCTGCACTGTTCCAGAAGCTGATACCGTTCCGGGGTCGTCGTTTGGCAAACTTGATTATCCCGCGCAACAACACAGCAACCTACGCTAGTTCACTGTTTGTACGAGGCGTGGTAAACTGGAACATGCTGCCAACGGAGGTTAAGCGATCGAGAACGGAAGCAGGTTTTCATGGGAAGTGTCTCGCGTTTTGGAATAGTTTTTAAGTAAAGTTGTATTACTGCGACAAATACGAAAGTAGCAATCAAAAAGGGTTTCCCTTACGCTactaataaataaacaaacaaacaaacaaacaaaaatcactaagcctaatcatgatgtatgtatacattgagaattgatagaagtcgaattcaatactgtttgaatgttaatttgaggttttttgaccaaatcaagattgggcaatattttattacattatttcgatttaattcttgaggggacgtccattaggcgtAATCCATAAaatacgtcacgttctgagagaaggggggttttgagcaagcatgacattgcgtgttaaaagcatagggaaatcgtgacaaagggggtggagtaaattttggctgattttaatgtgacgtacttaatggatgacaccttatccacatccacgtagacacttttttgaaaattctagacccacccacctcccttgcggacaattgttcatgcaaaaaatatgtttatggagcgtagacaatcgctaagggagcgttcttttattacgtaacgcaaaaaaacggatttttagaccccctccccccctcgtaacaaaatttccatacatttttttttgtatggagcgtaacacggcctccgaccccctccccccaactgcgttacgtaaaaaaagaacgctccctaataccctcccctctcttaaagtatccacgtggacaatgcattaagggatccgctcagctgtcataaaagctggcacaaaaaataaagcctgctttgatcgagcaatgtatacatacatcattgggaagtaaaagtagtgattttttattgctattttttcggccaaatgatgtttgcggtttaaaatcgtagagaataggaaaaaacaagaaattttgtaggggccacatttttattgtactttttaacagtttctacagagcagaccttaaataagtcattttaaattgaaaaaataaacaaaaacagaaaatcgtgtctacagcaaaatcacctcaatggcgtatacatcataacgccgtaaaacggcagttagTTCAAaattcgagcaaaaatttagaaatgaaatttcataaaatgcgAATTACATTGTAACAGTTATGCTACtgttatgaattaaaaaaatagcaatgaatttaatttaatctttATTACCAAAGTCTTTTTTCCAATTTGTGAacccaaaattcaatatttgtaATATGCTTACAATTAccctttttgataaaaaaaaaagttatacaaTTTATTCTTTTAGGCCCAAGATAGATTGAACAACTTTCagttttggcattttttatgCTCCTAGATTTTTGTGAGAAGCTTTGAATCCACTCCAAAAACctggaataaaatttaaattcacttTATGTTACGATTAATTACACTTTTCACATGTTGACATGTTCCCAATGTTTCTCAAAGAAGGATAGAAGCagatttttgaaagttattttgaAATAGGTTGTATTATCTGAGTTTAATTTTATCACTTAAGATGAATAAACTCGGCTTCTTGTTGATACGGCAAAATTGCTAGATATGACAAAACAGATATTtcgattgtaaaattttcacagaaattctgtaatttagttgaaaatattATATGCAATTGTTTTGGggtaattaaataaataaatttattttattttcacaaaCTTGAAGCTTAATAAGAAttgttatcaaaaaaatcattgaaaaatgatCAATCTCTCTTATTCATCAAAATACGTAGACTTATGTTGACAAACAAATTATAAAAGTATCATATTGCATTGAGGATACAAAACTATTGTCCAGCAAATTCAGATTTCTAGAGCTTTTTAGCTGCCCTATGAGCTATGGGATTCTCGAATTCTCGAATAAAACACTAGATTTGTGCCTTGTGCAAGTtgaacaatgttttaaaaatatttttccaaccatacatttgaattaacgcaaatttccaaagtttttttaaaggtccaagcatttttcaaatgtctataattttaaaaaagaacttgatttcaaaaaaataaataagtgagATGAACATATCCATTGCAAATACTtcaatcatcattttaaatttgtatcttcaaattgccaaaaaaaaaatcaaggacaAAACCAAAATGCCTAAATCTAAATTTTCGTTCATGATACTTGTGCAATTGATTTTATTGTAATTAGGATACATTTTATAACGTTATGTTTTCGAAATTATATTGCAAGCAAATCACAAAACATCCAAATTTAACGGCAATATCACGGCACCCTTAAAACTGACTCCAAAATCtggtttttaaatgtaattaaaaatatatatatgatGACAATGAGGACAGATTATTTTGGGTACAAAATATGCACGAATTAGTCATTTCTAGGATTAAATTTCGtagaaaattttaatgaaatttttcagtgcaattgcaattaaatttttaaagaaaattcagCGGGAgcaaatttagttttaagtttttatcccgcatacaaatttaaaattttcacgcAAAATTTCCGAAATCTTGAATCAAAAAGCTTTTAACATTATAATAGTTATATTGCTgttaaaatatgtgaatttttttatgaattctagGATCTTTTAACTGAAAGTTAAACGTTTTTTTTCCAATCACtgatttcaattcaaaatatttcaaaaagcctTACTTggtcatttgattttaaaagtaaaaataaacgtTTGATAATGTAATTCAAACCGATCgattatacaattttttttctcgtaaagttttatttttagcaaaacatGTAATTTGCCCCTATAAATTTGATGCAAAGACACACTAACCAGCTTAAATTTAGACAAAACAggtttataataaaaaaattgattttacgtaacttttcccatacaatctgatTTTCCGGAATCGTTTACAGAGTTGCCAAATGAAAATTGAACTTGAAATTGTTTTAGGGCAATTCCAgaaccgagggacaaaaacttagaATAAAATTGGTAccagtttaattttaaaaaaaaacacacacacacaagcacacAAAACTTTGTATCGAAACGGTAAATATGTAACATGtcttaagggagcgttcttttattacgtaacgcagtgggGGGTGGGGAGTCGAAGGTCACGGTACgcttcatacattttttcaaaattggtatgtaaATTTTGATACGAGAGGGAGAGGAggtccaaaaatcatttttttaaattacgttataaaagaacgctcctccCTAAGAGCTTTCTAATAGGCATAATTTTAATAATCATAAAATAacggaaaaataataattttgataagttcGCATTAAACATTTCCAATGACGCAAACCCTTGCCAAACTACGCTCATAAAAAACCAGACAATTCAACTCGCTCATCCAGCTACGTACTGGAATCCGGCCTCGGCCGCGTAATATTCCCTGCAAGAACTTCACCATCAGATCCGTCTATCCAGAGCAAGACTCGCAATTAAAACCGGACCAACCATCAGCGTTCAAGAACGCTTactggcttcaaaaagtacagttAAATGCAAGTGGCCCCCCGCGTGTACTACACATCTCTTCACAACCCCGAGAACCTCGGCCCCAGAGCCCATGATAACTGTATCGAAGAGAGAGGAGACGGGTCGGTCGGTCGGTTGGCAAACCCAAACAGGTCCCGAACCTTTCACTGCGCCAAGTTGcgcaaacttaaattttgagcgaCTTCTTGGAACCGTCCCAAGGGATCCAGGTATTTCCCGGTGGGCACCGTAGCGAACCCCGAAAGTCTTTATCTTAATTAATGGGCAGAATGCGTTCTGGGTACGAGGACGGTGGGTTTGCTTTGAAGTCTCCCCGGGAGAAGGGCCCCCGAGATCATCCGATCGGTTGTTGGGGAGCTGGAGAAAGCAAGTCAACGTTACAGGTCGTCATGACACACACGATCGCGTCCCGAACTTGTTTGTGCTGGATGATTTTTAATGTGTGTTTCCTCTCTGATCtcgtttctttttcttcttcttccagcTAATGGTGTCCGCGATCTCTTTGAGGTATGTTCCTTCAACCTGACCGCGGATCGAATCGGGTTGCTGTCCCCCTTCTTCCAGAGTTTTTCTTTCGCACTCTTCCACTTACACACACACTCGGCTGCGCGGTCAATTCTTTAATTTAGTTCACAGTTATTTCCACTTGTTGAAAGTTGTTTTGCATCTCTCGCTTGGCACACACAGCTCTGCGAAGCGATCGTCCCTCTTCTACACGTCAAGTCTTGCATCGATCTTGCTTTGCGATGCATCGTCGCTGATCGACGAGgatcatcaccaccaccacaagAACCCAAAACGGAAGGAAGAAGCAACCAAAACTCACTTTGAACTTGAACTTGCAGGCGAACTTGCAGGCAGCGATCTTCCGCCGATCTTCACGCGATCTTGCGCAACACTTCTTCGGATGCCGATGTCACTTGAGCAGGTCTCTACACCCAACGTACCCAACGTTCGATCTTCGCGATCGCGATCTTCCGCACACTCGGATCTTCTTCGCAATCAACGGGGAAGCAACGGGATCAAGCAGGTCGACGACGCTGCGCACACTTCTTCTCTTTCCGATTCACAGCTCAAGCACAACAGCTCCAGCAACTGCAGCGGCAGAGAACACCAGATCACGCCAGATCTTCAGGAGAAAGATCCCGGGAAGGAGACCTTGACACTGAAGACGTTAGACGTATACTGACCGGGGATCGTCGAGCTGGCGACCGCCCGACCGACCGACCTGTTCAGCAAATGCCGTGCCGTGTGTTCAGCGCAAGAAGAAGAGACACCACAAAGAGAGCGCGAGAGAGTCCTCTTCGGAGCGAGCGCGCGCGCTGAACATGCTGAAAATGTTAGGAGAGCCGGTCGCGATCAACAAAAGAAAGGTGCAAACAAGTGGAAAGCAGCACTTCAAACGTGAGTGTGATGCGCTGAGAAGAGAGAGTTTATGCTTCAAGTCGCGTTAGTTTGAGTGAGCGTTTTTACTCAGGCGGTGTCGTGGTAGTGGTGAGTTGTGTAGAGATGAGCTGTGAACGTGACCTGCGCGAGCGCGAGTTTGTAGAGAAGATCTTGAACCGTTTGACGCGGTGAAGATGATCtttgttggtggtggtggtggttgtcGTGTGAAGGATGTGCGTGACTTTTATCTATTTCAGGTTTTGAAGAACGGAGAAGTTCATCGCTTGCACGCGTTGATGTCTCTTGATGCGTTTGTGCTGACGGACGGACGGACAGAA
Protein-coding sequences here:
- the LOC119766425 gene encoding uncharacterized protein LOC119766425, which produces MPRPNRTSLNIPGAVMNAVLRSGKLNVCHGNAQSLCARKFAKLDELKDLLHSSKISVACFTESWLSPKTSDRRLAIPGFSLIRNDRKFQRGGGIVVYCKHHIGRTEVFRTELTAESADKTECVAVELRVDGEKILLVVVYNPPRNDCSEFLAAKLSEFGTRYENVLLVGDLNTDLAVPSTLRDRFSEVLQTHALFSVGVEPTFYHNRGCSLLDLFITSCAEKVLCFNQVGFPAMSQHDLIFGSLDFDDNPAPMITTYRDYVNFDAATVENAILAIPWSDFFASNEPDLLVNFFNEQVKQVHDACIPLRTKRGSKVSNAWFTNEVRTSMLERDLAYGDWRRAPRAFKDEARRRYNTLRNRTNAIVSAAKAQFLNRHLDNRTPSKILWNRLKSIGVGKERTSPTCDFHPDAVNQTFLSSYIAGEPVRRRTGPDNPYSFAFRPVQQWEVVNAVWDISSNATGLDGLPIAFVKIILPLTIQQVTHIFNSIIETSTFPVCWKHAKILPLRKKPHLNALTNLRPISILCALSKAFEKLMERQMSTFIAENNLLTDHQAGFRKGQSIQTAAVRVYDELAKTVDNRGSAVLLLLDFSKAFDTIPHRKLCAKLEVQFNFSVSAVNLVKSYLENRTQTVFCGDQQSETGVATSGVPQGSVWGPLLFCCHVNDLPTALKFCSIQMYADDVQLYIGRPGPCSREIIRMMNEDLASIVEWSRRNQLYVNQAKSNALFVTGRRRAAVQANMLPPVVMDGQVIKWTESARNLGFIFRADLQWDDLIKQQCGKIYASLRTLYSCAAGAPVGTRLKLFKSLILPHFLFGEILHVNPSASAMDRLRISLNCCVRFVYGLNRYDHVSHLQANLLGCPLDHLYAHRSCIFLHKLINTHSPPALFQKLIPFRGRRLANLIIPRNNTATYASSLFVRGVVNWNMLPTEVKRSRTEAANGVRDLFEVCSFNLTADRIGSAKRSSLFYTSSLASILLCDASSLIDEDHHHHHKNPKRKEEATKTHFELELAGELAGSDLPPIFTRSCATLLRMPMSLEQVSTPNVPNVRSSRSRSSAHSDLLRNQRGSNGIKQVDDAAHTSSLSDSQLKHNSSSNCSGREHQITPDLQEKDPGKETLTLKTLDVY